GTTCAAGCAGCACGCGCAATGGGCGGAAACCCGCTTTATATCATCCTCCGCCACGTTTTGCCGCAAACGGCTAGTTATGTAATTATCTCTGCTACTCTTGCAATTCCCAGCTTTATTGGCTCAGAGGCGATACTGAGTCTCATCGGTTTGGGAATACAACAACCAGATCCCTCTTGGGGCAATATGCTTTCTTTGGCTAGCAATGCTTCAATTTTGGTACTGCAACCTTGGTTGATTTGGCCACCGGCTGTACTGATTATCCTCACAGTGTTAGCATTCAACTTACTGGGTGATGGGCTAAGAGATGCACTTGACCCCCGGAGTTTAAGAAGATAGCCCTGAGAATAGCAAATGCGTAAGTGTAGCCCGTCGTAGACATCTTAAATTACATATCAATGTATTGGAAATGGGGCTTTAGACTATTAATTGGATTTTTCGGTCTGTGGCTACTCTTGGATATGGGTTCCCACTTGGGTGCAGATATTTTTTGGTTTCAGGAAGTCGGCTATCTCCAAGTATTTCTGATGAGAGTGGTGACTTGTGGTGTTTTGTGGGTACTCGTGGCTGGGATAACTGCTACCTATCTACTGCTAAACCTTGCTTTAGCAAAACGACTAAAATATCCCCCTTCTTTAAAGATTGAGTCAGCAAAACTAGGTAGTGAATTAACAAGTTTTCTCAGTCCTAATTATCCGGGATGTAATGAAACCCCGATACTTGCACCGCAAGGCTTTCAACCATTAAAATTACGCTGGTTATTACCGCTAACTCTCGTACTGAGCTTGTTAATCGGGTTGATGATGGCTCACTATGGGCAAATTGCTCTTTTCTACTGGCATTCTCCAGTTAATTTAACGATTCCCGCGCTATTTAGACCAGAGACAATCTGGCAACTGTTGAAGCAGATTGTCTCTCAAGTCTGGTATCTCGGTTTCATTGCGGGAGTAGCGATCGCAATTCTAATTTACCCCGAATTTTTCCTAAGTGCGATCGCAGTTTTGTTCAGTCTCATTTTTGCGTTTATCATATCCCAAAACTGGCCAAAGGTGCTGCAATATTTTCACCCGACTCTTTTCAACAGCACCGAGCCTTTATTTGGTGAAGATATCAGCTTTTACATATTTTCCTTACCCCTTTGGGAACTGTTAGAACTCTGGCTGATGGGATTATGTTTGTATGGCTTCGTCGCTGTTACTCTCACTTATCTAATGTCAGCAGACAGTTTGAGTCAGGGGATTTTTCCTGGTTTTTCACCCCAGCAGCAACGCCATTTATTCGGTATGGGTGGCTTGTTGATGTTGGTAGTGGCTTTGAGTTATTGGCAAAGTCGCTATGAATTGGTGTATTCTAGCCGTGGTGTCAGTTATGGTGCTAGCTATACAGATGTGACAGCCCAGTTGCCAGCTTACACTGTGTTGTGCGTTATGGCAGTAGCGATCGCCTTTTACCTACTTGGACGAACGCTTTTTTGGAAACCCAAATCTCAGTATCGTCCCTTGGTTTTTTACGGGTTGGCGGTTTATCTAGTAATGGTTGCAGCCACTGATATTGTTCTACCTACAGTAGTGCAATATTTAATTGTCCAACCTAATGAGTTGCAGCGAGAGCAACCCTATATTCAGCGGACTATCGCCTTGACTCGTCAAGCATTTGATTTAGAAGCCATCGATACTAGAACCTTTAACCCCAAAGGGACATTAACTGAAGCTGATATTCAAAAGAATGACTTGACAATTCGCAATATTCGCCTGTGGGATCAGCGACCACTATTAGAAACTAATCGTCAGTTGCAACAAATTCGCCCCTACTATCGGTTTCCCGATGCCGATATTGACCGCTACATTCTCAAAACAGATTTAACTTCACCTCGACCAACTGCTTCCCAAAAGCCACTAGAACCGATTGAAAAAGAGGCAGGGGAGCAGGGAGCGGGGAGCAAGGGGGATGGAACAGAAAGGGATTCAACCTCATCTGTTGCGTTAGCTTCCCGAAGGGTACGAGAACTACTTAACAGAAGTAGGGGACTCAGACCCATGTTCCGCTCCGCTACACGGCAGGAGTCAGGGGTCATTCCCCCCCGCTCCCTGCCCCCAGCAAAGAGCCTCTTCGTTGAACCAACAGAACGGCGACAGGTACTCATCGCTGCACGAGAATTAGACTACAGTGCTGTACCACAGGAAGCTCAAACATGGATTAACCGCCATTTAATTTATACCCACGGCTTCGGATTTACTGTTAGCCCAGTTAATACAGTTGGGGCGGGTGGGCTACCAGAATATTTTGTTAAAGATATTAGCGGTGATAGTAGCGCCCTCACAACTGCCAGTAAAGCCATTCGTGACAGTATTCCCATTGGGCAACCCCGGATTTATTACGGTGAAATTACTAATAGTTACGTAATGACTGGCACAAAAGTGAGAGAACTAGATTACCCCAGTGGTAGTGATAATGTTTATAACTCTTACGATGGTCTGGGTGGCATTGAAATCGGTTCAGCATGGCGAAGGTGGTTATTTGCCATGTATTTGAAAGATTGGCAGATGGTGCTGACGCGGGACTTTTTGCCAGATACAAAGGTGCTATTACGGCGAAATGTTAAACAAAGAATTCAAGCGATCGCACCCTTCCTTAAATTTGACAGCGATCCCTATTTGGTAGCTGCTGCTGCTAATCAAGATTCCCCCAGTCATCCCAGTTATCTTTACTGGATTGTTGATGCCTACACAACGAGCGATCGCTATCCTTACTCAGACACTGGTAGCGATGGGATTAACTACATTCGCAATTCTATCAAAGTAGTGATTGATGCGTATCACGGCACTGTGAAATTCTATATTGCCGATCAGAACGATCCGATCATTGCTACTTGGTCGGCGATATTTCCCCAAATGTTCAAACCGCTCAGTTCAATGCCAGTAAATCTCCGCAGTCATACGCGGTATCCAGTGGACTTTTTCAAACTTCAATCTGAGCGATTGATGATTTACCACATGACCGACCCCCAGGTATTTTACAACCGGGAAGACCAATGGCAGATTCCTAACGAAATCTATGGCAGTGAACCCCGTCCGGTAGAGCCATACTATTTGATTACAAGTCTACCGACTGTAACTTTTGTTGACGCAGCTTCTCGGAAAGAAGAATTTATCCTACTTCTGCCCTATACTCCCAAACAACGGACTAATTTAATCGCTTGGTTAGCGGCGCGATCGGATGGCAAGAACTACGGTAGACTATTCTTATATGTCTTTCCTAAAGAACGCCTGGTTTACGGCCCAGAGCAAATTGAGGCGCGAATTAACCAAGACCCAGTAATTTCTCAGCAAATCTCCCTGTGGAATCGTCAGGGGTCAAGAGCCATTCAAGGCAATCTACTAGTAATTCCTATTGAGCAATCGCTGCTCTATGTCGAGCCAATCTATCTAGAAGCCACACAAAATAGCTTACCAACTTTGGTGCGGGTAGTCGTAGCTTACGAAAACAGAATTGTCATGGCACAAACCTTAGAACAAGCATTGCAGGGAATTTTTAAACCCGAAGTTACACCAGCCCCTCCGATTATCCGTCCCTTTGAAGAGGCAGCCCCGCGAGGTTAAGGGATTCTAAAACCCATAATAGGCGACAATAAACCATCGCTATTAACAAAATTTATTGCAACAGCCATAGTTTAATGCTTCAACATATTATGTAATGGACACTAAAAGTTAATGGACATGGTACAAAGTAACCAACTAGAGATTCGCCACATTAGTCCTGAAGTGAGGCAGTTGATTAAAATGTACGCCGATGTTAATAACTGTACGCAGTCTGAGATGTTGGAACGCATGATTTTGGAGTGGGATGCCCAACAAAGCGAGAGCGAACGACCGCCAGGAGACGAAGATGAATAGCTTTCTACTAGGAGTACTGCAAGAAAGAAAATGCCCAATTGTCGTTGCGAGCGAAGCGAAGCAATCCCAAGGGCTGCGATTGCTTCGCTTCGCTCGCAACGACAGGTTTTAGATCATTTATTTTTTGGAACACTCTAGAATAATTCGTAATAGAGCGTGCCGGAGGCTCTATTACGAATTATTTAGCTGTCTAGTTCAAGAAAAATTTTCTAGATATTGGATCTTGTTTGAGGGATTGAATAAAATCTCTCAACGTCATCATGCTACCCGTTAAGGTGAACTTAGGAGTACCATTTTGAGCGACAATTCTCACTTCACCATCTTGGATCTGAATCTTATTTTTAATGGTATCCCATAGAGTATCAAAGCTCTCATCGTCCTTACAACCATTGGCTTCAAGATATCTTTGGTATACTTCTGTTTTGAGTGCAAGTGCTTCTGCTGCTTGAGTCCGCGCTTCAAAGTGATTAACTACATCTTCGTAAGCACTCTTTCTCAGAATTTTATTTTCAGCCTGAACTTGCTCTAACTGACTTTTGACGGCTTGCAGTTGGGATGCTAAAGCAGCTGATTTATGGTATTCAAGTTTTAAGGCTTGCTTTGCATTGGCTAACAAGGTTTTATAATCTAGCTGATCTTGATCTTTTTCGGATTGCATTTTTATTTTATCGATCAACAGACTTCTGGTAATAAACTCCCGTCAGTTATATAACAAAAACTGGCGAGAGTTAATCGAGAGTTAATTAAATATCTTCTGTGTTATACCAGTTCTTTATGAAGATGCACATAATGAGTCCCCCCAACACATCGGGGGGACGGCGTAGCCGGGAGGTAAATATATGCAGCTTCACAAAGAAACGGTATTATCTGAGTATTAGTTATTTCACCAATAATGGTGATTCCGAGTGAGGATTATCCTGGATGCTACTCAGACAAACGCTAATGTGTGAGCGGATAGCTCGCTCATAAACTCCAGTTTGTTGAGTGCGTACTCCTACAGCTTGATATATTAAATTAATTTCGGGAAATTCAGACCAGTACATCAAAAAAATGTCTTTAGCTGGAGTAATAATTTCATAATTATTCTCTTGTCTTTTCTTTCTGAGCTTACAATTATTCAGTTGTAATTTCTGTCTGAATAGTTTTTCAAATTCTAGAATTAAATCTGAAGTAGTTTTCATGGTTTATACACGTTAAAACGTGTTAATTATGCAAAGACTATCTTGTGTATTACTCAGTATGACACTTCAGATACCTCTTACTATATAGTGTATCAGTTATTGGGTATTTGAAAGTCAGATGCTTATTTTTCTCTTCTCACGAATCAAAGAGAGGGCTAATTCCTATTCTACTGGGAACTGGGGATAGGAGACGTTGTGCGTACCAATATCCCCATTCGTTTAGCATTAGGAAAATATCGTTGTGGGCGGTGGCGAAGTTTTTTTCTATCACAGAGCTTTTATTGCGATTAGATGCTTTTTAGCTTATTTGCAAACAATACTAATTAAGCAGTCAGGGGGTTTGAGAGCAACTAAATTTATTTATGAGAAAGTTGTAAATTATTGTTCTTGCTCTGGTTTTTGTGTATCCTCTGGTTTATCAGGTTGTTTTTCATCAACTTTTTCGGTATTACCTGCCTTTACCCAACCTTCTTGTTCGCTACCTTCCAACCGGATCTTTTGCCAAGCTTTATCGTCACTTTCTTGCAAAATAATAATTTTTTGATTAAAACTAACTCCACCAACACGTTCAGCTTCTTGATTTGGTTGCGATCGCAAACTCAAGCCTTCACGCCAACTAACACGTCCCCGAGAAGCTCCCGGTGGTAATGGTTTTGCTGATGGGGTAGCCTTTGCTGATGCTGTGGGAGTGGGAGTAGGGGTTGGGCTGGAAGACGATTTAATAGGTGTCCCAGAGGTAAGAGTGGGTTTACCTCCTCCAAGCTCAGTTCCTTTTGGCGCTTGGGCTTTTACTGAGGGGCTATCGTTGGAAAAAACGGGTTTTGCAGGGGGTATACCGGTGCGATTCATGAAATAGAGTGCGACTGCAACGCCACCACCTACTAATACAGCGATCGCTAAGAAAAACCCAAGTATAAATTTTGTTAAGCCAGACAACATAGTTAAAACCTGATCGCCAGTGGTCAATAGTTAATAGTCAATAATAATTCATGAATTATTATTGACTAGCAATTATTAACTAACCAATTATTGTAACTGCCGTTGAATCCGTTTAAGTATTACGCCGGAGGCGATCGCTTAAAGGATTGTGTTTCGATGCTAAACGCGCTCTCCCCGCAGCCGCCCATTCTTGGAGTTGCTGAATTTGCTCTACGGCAGTTCGCGCCAAAGGTATAATCTGACTGGCTGCTTCTAAAATGTCATCGGTAGCAAAGTCACGGTTTTGGCTAAATCCAATATGCATCGCTTCAATTAAAGTTTGCTCAATCTCCGCCCCAGAAAAATCTGGTGTTTCATAAGCTAACCTCTCGATGTCATAACTTTTCAAGTTGTGGGGGCGCAATCGGGATAAATGCACATCATAAATTGCTTTTCTCTCTTCTTGGGTGGGCAATCCCACAAAGAAAATTTCATCAAATCGCCCTTTGCGGAGCATTTCTGGCGGTAAGGCTTGGATGTCGTTAGCGGTGGCGACGACAAAAACGGGTGAGCTTTTTTCGGCTAGCCAGTTAATAAAAGTACCAAACACCCGGCTGGCTGTTCCGGCATCACCTTTGCTACCAACTCCGGCAAAGGCTTTATCTATTTCATCAATCCACAATATACAGGGAGCGAGGGCTTCAGCTACTTGGATCATTTGCCGAGTGCGAGATTCTGATTCACCCACCAAACCACCAAATAATCTGCCCACATCCAGACGTAGCAAGGGTAAATGCCAGTGATGAGCGATCGCTTTTGCGGTTAACGATTTACCAGTTCCCTGAATACCCACCAACATTAAACCACGGGGGTGCGGTAATCCGTACTGCCGCGCCTTATCAGTAAATGAGCCTCCCCGACGGATCAGCCAGTCTTTCAAGTTATCCAATCCGCCGATATCAGAAATTTGCTCAGTGGCGGGATAGAAGTCCAAGATTTGGGTTTGGCGGATAGTTTGGCGCTTTTCTTCCAAAACCAGATCCACGTCTTCTGGTTGCAATTCTCCGTGAGTAGCGATCGCTTTTGCTAAAACCCGGCGAATCCGTTCCATCGAAAGCCCTTGACAAGAGCGTACTAAGTCATCTAAAACTTTGCCAGAAAGTGAGTTACCAGTACTTTGTAGTAAGCGTTCTACCTCAGTTTTAATTTCTGGAGCGGCTGGTAAGGGAAACTCGACGACTGTCAAAACTTCGGTTAAATCGTCAGGAATGGCGATGCGTGGCGATAGTAGGACAATATTTTTTGGTTGCGACTTGAGGAGTCGGGAGAGATTGCGGAGTTTGCGGGCGATCGCTACATCATCTAAAAAGCGATGATAATCTCGGAGAATCAATACAGCTGGCGCAGAAGCTGGTAATTTTTCGATAAATTCTAAAGCTTGTAGGGGGTTACGTCGCCCAAAGCCAACATCATTAGGGTTTCCCTGGTAGCCATCGACAAAATCCCAAGTATATACTGGGCGATTACCCTGGTTGGTTGCTTCTTCCCGGATCGCTGCTTCTACCCGTTCTTCCTCATAAGTGGGAATATAAATTAAGGGGTAGCGGGCGCGTAGCAGCAGTTTAAACTCTTCACGGAAGTTCATATTTGGCTGTGGTTATTTGTTCTTCTCTCATTGTTCAGCAAAATATTAGGCGAATAGAATTCACTGCTACACAAACAAAGTCCGCCTCCGTAGACTAACGAAAAATCAAGATTTTTATAATACACTTAGACGTAAACATTTCTGAACTACCTTTTTCGTTCATATCTCGGCTCAATGCCTATTTGCATCAGGTATTTGAGTTTTGATTAAGGCATAATTATGGAGAAAGTGAATCTAGTATCGCTGTCTATGAATCTTCAAAGAGTCACAAGTTTGAATAGGCTGTCTCTTCATGTTCTGGTTGAACAGGCATCCGAGGGGCATTTTATCGCGTCAGTGCCAGAGTTGCCTGATTGTGTAGCCGAAGCTGAAACCCGTTCAGATGCGATCGCGGCCGTACAAGAGCAAGTTAGAGTGAGACTGGCAAATATTGAGGTACTGATGCTAGAAGTTGCCAATAATCCTTGGACAGATTTTATTGGGATGTTTGAAGGAGATGATGAGTTTGCAACTCTTGCTCAGGAACTCCGTACTGAGCGCGAATTAGATATAAATAGTACTGTATGAGCCTTTGGGTGTTAGATACAGATCATGTGTCACTTCTATTAGAGCGACATCCATTCGTTAGCCGTCGGGTGTCAGAGGTGGGAGCAGAGGTAGCGATTTCTATTGTGACGGTTCAGGAATTGTTTAATGGTTGGGTGGTGAGAATTAATAGTGCGCGAAAAGTTGAAGATGTTGTGCGACTGTATGGAAAGTTGAGCCGGACAGTTGCTCTATTTGGACGGGTGAGGGTGTTGGATTTTGATGATTTTGCAGGTGAAACGTTTGTGCGATTGCGATTAGAAAATCCCACGTTATCGAAACAGCGATTACAGAAGGATATGCGAATCGCGGCAATTGCCTTGGCTCTTGATGCAGTTGTAGTGACGCGAAACTATCGAGATTTTTCTCAAGTGCCTTCTTTAAAGATTGAGGATTGGTCACGACAGGATGGATGATCATTGTTGACACAGCACCAAAGGGCATAGCCACCGTGGTGAGTGAATAAAATCTCATCTATATAGATAGCAATCGCTAGGAAAATACACCAAATGCCCAAAAAGTTATGGCTATTAACAGTTTGTGCTTTTATGTGCGTGTCCCAGCACGAGTTTTAGGATGCCTGCGTGGTGGTGAAATTACTGTTATCCTCTTTCCTGGGCATGGGTTAGTGCTAACAGAACCAATCCAAACCTATCTCATTCCTGAAAACTTGAGAATGCCCAATAGTGAGTTTGATGTGTTGTTCAAACATCCTGGTCGAGAGATGATCCGAGTCTTGCGTCACGACGAATTTTGTCCAGAAATCGATGCAAGCAATGAGTGAAGTTCAACTTATCTCAAACATTGGAGAATCGACATCTAAAAGCCAATTCTCATCAAGAAATTCTAGATTTTCATCATAAACAAGAACTAGCTCACCAATCTTTTGAGTATGATTATTTTGCGCTTGTGTGGCATCAACACCATCAGCTATAAGTGAAAACTTTAGTTGTAAAAAACGTTCTTGGTGAGTAACACCAATAGAACTGCTAACTAATTCGGCATCTAAGATACGAGGCAACGTAATTGTTTCATAATATTCATCTTGTTCATCCCAGTAACCGCACACTTTATAATCACCTTGGTTAAGATGCTCTTGAACAAGAATATTGACATCTAAATTTTCTAATATTTCAGTTAAATCTTGCCAGACTTGATGATTTTTTAATTCCAGTCTTGTCATATTCTATGGGTTTAATGTTCTGTTACCAAACCTGGGAAGGTTTTAGATTTAGTAAGGTAGGATGTATATACTCAAGTAAGGAATCCTTACATTTGATAGCAAAGACTAGGAGGCAAGTCATGCTCGCCAAGTTAACTTCTAAAAATCAACTAACGCTGCCTAAAAGTATTACTCGTGAAATCGGTGAGGCTGAGTATTTTGAGGTAAAGGTGGAGGGGGGCAAATTATTCTGACTCCTGTAAAAATTCATCGGGCTGATGCGGTTCGATCTAAGCTGGCGGATTTAGGACTGAGTGAGCAGGATGTGTCTGATGCAGTGGCTTGGGCGCGTCAATCGTAATAGTTTGTCCACGGGTGGTAATTGATACTAATATCATCATCTCGGCGCTGATATTTGGGAGCAGAGTATCTAGGCTTCGTTTGGCATGGCAGGACGATCTCTTCACTCCACTGGTTTCTAAAGCGACAACAACTGAGTTAATCCGAGTGCTGGCTTATCCAAAGTTGAAGCTCACGCCAACTGAGCAAGAAGATTTACTATCGGATTACATACTCTTTTGTGAAGCTGTCGCGATGCCCAGCCGCTTGCCTGTAATTCCTGAATGTCGCGATCCGTTTGATGTGCCTTTTTTACTTTTGGCTGTGGTAAGTGAGGCTGATTATCTCGTGACCGGCGATAGCGAAGCGCTGCCGCCAAAGGCGGATCGCGATTTACTCAGTCTAAAAGATAATTTTTCTTGCCCGATTATCACGGCTGAAGATTTTCTAAATGTTATTGATGGTCAGTCACCCTAATTTTTCTGGTGATGCCTTGTAAAAGTGTAATGTCGAGCCGAGATACAATACTAAACATAAACTTTCCGATCGCATCTTACAAGCCTCGTATATTTACCACCCATGCTGTCTTTGTCGAGTTAATATTCCCGAAAGCGATGCCTAGGTTGGTAAACTACGCACGGGCGGGAAATCACAGAATTTGAGGCATAAGCAATAGGCTATTAGCTCGGAAGTTGCTTTTTCAGTGCTTCCAGAGAAGCCCAACGGTTATCAACTGGAGTATCAGAACTATCAGAAATCTCAGCAGTACTACTTACAGGAATACCTGGACAATTCCTACTGCACAGTTGGCGCAGAGGTACTGCTAAACACATCTGCTCATACAGCCATTCATTGGGATAAAAATGACCATCGGGTGGTAGGGTTTCAAGCAATTCTTCCATAACTACTTCCCTTTCTAGGGGCAAGTCATTTACTTGATTTGCAGTTTCGTCTAACCAGATGATTTCTTTCGTATCAAGCCCTAAGCGGCGATTGTATTGCTGCAAGCATCGGTTGCAGGTACAAGTAATAATTGTTTCTGCCTGAGCGGATACTTCCAGGTAACTGCCATGATGCTGCACACGCACATGACCGCGAACTGGTGTTAATGTTTCCAGACCAGGCAGAAATTCCTCAACTTGAACTTCCTCTGTCCGCTCCGGGGCTTTAGTTAGCTGCGGAATATAAATTGCGTCCATAGGATTTGTGAGACATCCTCACGAAAATGAATGGTCATTATCAGCAATAATACTGATACTACATCTTTATTTTAGCTTTTAGGAACAAGAGAAATTTTGAAATTATATTGAGCTTTCAATTAACCCTTGTACAGACGCGATTAATCGCGTCTCTCTTCTTCCAAAGAAACTGGTCGCACAACCAGATGACGATGTGGCTCTTTGCCGCGACTGAAGGTTTCCAAATCTCCAAATTCCTTCAAGAAAGTATGGATTTGTCGCCTTTCAGCAGAACTGAGAGATTTGATTTCCACTTCTCTACCAGAAAAGCGCACTTCATCAGCTGCTCCTTCTGCTAATGCGCGAATTTCGGCTTCTCTTTTAACCCGATAGCCATTCAATTCAATGGTGTAAGAAGCTTGTTCCTCTGGGGGTTGGCTCAGGTTTAAAACCGAATTAGTTAGATACTGAATCGCATCTAGCACAGAACCATCAGTACCAATTAATACCTGGATTTGTTCTGTCGTCAGATTAGTTTGATCGATTGTCAACCAGTAATTATCTGGCTCTGGGGAATCGCTATCTTGAGATTGGGGAGTTTCTAAATGACCCTGAATCTCAGCAGGTACTCCAGTGAGTTCTAGCAGGGTTTTTAACCACTGCTGACCCCGCTGCATTGAAATATTGCTCATGATCCCCCTGTGGCCTTTTTCTTGGAACTTTTCGGTTCAAATGGCAATGCTTTTTGTTCTGTGACTACTGCTTCTTTCTCCTGAGTTTCTACGATTTTTTGGAGTTCTTCTGGTAGAGGTTCGCGGGAAAGAAGATAAGTTTGTGCGGTTTGGAAAATATTACCAATCACCATATACATCAGCACCCCGGCTGGTAGGGGGAAGAACAAAAACATCCCAGAAAAGATAACTGGAGTGATTTTGTTAACTGTATCTTGCTGCGGATTGCCACCACTGGAATTTTGCCCCGATAGCATTTGGCTTACATAAAGGCTGATTCCAAAGAAGACAATCATGGCGACAATATCCCAGTGAATTGTGCCATCTGGATCTTGTGCGCCAACCCTGCCTAAAGCATCAATGAATAAAAAGCCTTTTTCTGCTGCTAGTCCGGGGATTGTTCCTTGAATGCTAACTTCTCCCGGTTGCAAGGCTTCTACATTGCCCTCAGCATCAATTTTTATCCGTTCTTCGCCTTTGGTGATTTTCCAATCAGGAGTTAGCTTATTTTCTGGATGTTCTGCTAAAAGTACCTGAAAGGGTTTGCCCTCAACAGTCTGATATTGAATTTTAGTGTGTTCTCCAACGGCCAGTTTGCTACCACTGGGTAGGATTGCAGCTACTTTAACGTGTTCGCCATCAGCAACATAAATATTTTGGGGAGCAGTAGCAAAGGCTTGGGGTTGAATTTGCTCGATTTGTTCTGCGGGAAGGATTTGCAAGTTAACGCTGTAGTTTGCGCTTGCAAAAGGCGAACCCCGCAAAGTGGCAAACAGCGCTAATAAGACCGGCATTTGTACTAATAATGGAAAACAGCCTGCTAAGGGGTTGCCAAATTCTTTTTGAACATTGACCATTTCCTCTTGCTGCTTTTGCGGTTCATCCTTATAGCGCTCTTTAATTTCTGCCATCCGCTTCTGCATCAGAGGTTGTACAATTCGCATCTTCCGCATATTGCGAATTGAGCCAGCACTCAGGGGATAGAGCGCGAAGCGGACTATCAATGTCAAAGCAACGATCGCCAATCCGTAGCTCGGAAATATACCATAGAAGAAATCTATGATTGGCAACATCACGTTGTTCGAGAGAAAGCCGATACCAAAATCCATTATTCTGAATTCAACCTGAGGTACTGTAAACTGAATCTAATTTATCTAAATCATAAATTATGTGCGACTACCCTTCGCTACGGATAGCCGCACAATTAAATGGGAATTGGGCATTGGTAAATAACCAATAGTTTTTCTTCCCCTGCTCCCTGCTCCCTGCTCATCACTTGTTAGCAGTGGCGCTATATTCGGGATTTTTCGCAGCAATTCTTTCGTTAATGTAGTCATAGACTTCCCGGAATTTGGGAATTGCACGCAATTCGAGACGACTGCCGTTTTTTAGGGTTAGTACCATATCTCCCCACAAGCCAATGCCACGGGGGATTGTAACGACTTTGACAATTTCTGAGTAAATTATGTCAGTGCGATCGCGCCCTTGCCAACCTCCAATCACGGTAACTCGGCGATCGGTGATGCGGAAACGCAGCCACAATGCTCTGACAATTGCCCCAACTGTTAATGGTATCCCGACAATGGTTAGCCCAATTATCAGGTTGACAATTAAATCCCCAATATGGGGGCCACCTTCATAATAGACATCTTCACGAATTCCATCGAACACCTCAGCTTGTGCCAACAACTGCTCTAATTCTTGCAGAAATTGTGGGCTTACGCACTTAGATTCTGCTGCTGTGGGTTTGACAATGAACACTAACCGCCATCCTGGTGA
This genomic interval from Nostoc sp. KVJ3 contains the following:
- a CDS encoding protein jag, giving the protein MSNISMQRGQQWLKTLLELTGVPAEIQGHLETPQSQDSDSPEPDNYWLTIDQTNLTTEQIQVLIGTDGSVLDAIQYLTNSVLNLSQPPEEQASYTIELNGYRVKREAEIRALAEGAADEVRFSGREVEIKSLSSAERRQIHTFLKEFGDLETFSRGKEPHRHLVVRPVSLEEERRD
- the yidC gene encoding membrane protein insertase YidC codes for the protein MDFGIGFLSNNVMLPIIDFFYGIFPSYGLAIVALTLIVRFALYPLSAGSIRNMRKMRIVQPLMQKRMAEIKERYKDEPQKQQEEMVNVQKEFGNPLAGCFPLLVQMPVLLALFATLRGSPFASANYSVNLQILPAEQIEQIQPQAFATAPQNIYVADGEHVKVAAILPSGSKLAVGEHTKIQYQTVEGKPFQVLLAEHPENKLTPDWKITKGEERIKIDAEGNVEALQPGEVSIQGTIPGLAAEKGFLFIDALGRVGAQDPDGTIHWDIVAMIVFFGISLYVSQMLSGQNSSGGNPQQDTVNKITPVIFSGMFLFFPLPAGVLMYMVIGNIFQTAQTYLLSREPLPEELQKIVETQEKEAVVTEQKALPFEPKSSKKKATGGS
- a CDS encoding PH domain-containing protein; translation: MFDGIREDVYYEGGPHIGDLIVNLIIGLTIVGIPLTVGAIVRALWLRFRITDRRVTVIGGWQGRDRTDIIYSEIVKVVTIPRGIGLWGDMVLTLKNGSRLELRAIPKFREVYDYINERIAAKNPEYSATANK